The DNA segment CGCGCATGTATTTCACCATCCTGTCGAATGAACAACCGATTAGCAAGCAAGGAAACGACTATATCTATAAGACGGATGTTTCCGGTATTGGTATGTCAGTTGCTAGTGATGAAGCGGGTTATACTGGGATACAAACTTATCCTACTCTGGCACTTTATGGGCAACCCAATCCGCAGAATGCGGGAGACCCATTCTGGGCAACCATTAAATTCTGGAAAATCCCCGGCGAGTCCATTCCAATGAAAGGCGGGGCTATTACCGTGACAGGTCCGGATGCTGCTGTTATCTATTCTAATTCAGGAAATACGTTTACCAGTTCTCAATCTGAGAGAATAACCTCTGATGGCAAAGGATATATTAATACTTCACGGATATTAACGGGCACCCTAATTTTTCAGCCAGGTACATGTAATATCGAAGGGGATAATATCCGCGTAGATATGGGAAATGATCTCTCTGCGGGGGATAAATATGGTGCATGGAAGGATGCCAGTTTTCGACTGAACTGTCCGAATGGCTATGGATATCAAGGGAAGGCCGCCTCCAGTGATCAAAATGATTACCCTTATTCGCTCGATCCTCATGCCACTATTAACGATAACACGGTACAGAATGGCCAGGTAAGAATTAGCATATTGCCCTATACCCAGATTATTGATGAAACAAAAGGGATTATTGCGCTGGATGGAACCGGGGCGCAGGGCTATGGCATTCAACTGGTATGGGGAGATTATTCTCAACAAGATAGTGATGAGCCAGATAAACCAGTCATATTGAACAGTTACATTTATGCCAGCGAGTTGAATTCAGGGTTCCGTGCCGGCGCAACGCCTCTTTCAAAAAATGCGTTCACCGGCGGAGATAATACGATAAAAATGGCGGCGCGTTACATCCGAACCAGCGGGCTTGCGATGGGGGGACCAGCAAATGCAGCAGTAGAAGTTGTCGCAACATATGAATAAGTTGTCAGTCGTTTCACCGGTTCCTGTGCGCCCGCGCAAAAGTGGGCAGAAAGTGAGAGGGGAAAGCATGCTCCCCTCGCTCAGAACCGCTGAAAATGCCTCAACTGATG comes from the Citrobacter amalonaticus genome and includes:
- a CDS encoding fimbrial protein yields the protein MKKKTLRTCYLFCAFFFYYISSASAAGTENCELRNDATEKQWSQIHVPYELKPANVNVTVGSNIADWMVLYTIHANIGMAVGECNNSDTRMYFTILSNEQPISKQGNDYIYKTDVSGIGMSVASDEAGYTGIQTYPTLALYGQPNPQNAGDPFWATIKFWKIPGESIPMKGGAITVTGPDAAVIYSNSGNTFTSSQSERITSDGKGYINTSRILTGTLIFQPGTCNIEGDNIRVDMGNDLSAGDKYGAWKDASFRLNCPNGYGYQGKAASSDQNDYPYSLDPHATINDNTVQNGQVRISILPYTQIIDETKGIIALDGTGAQGYGIQLVWGDYSQQDSDEPDKPVILNSYIYASELNSGFRAGATPLSKNAFTGGDNTIKMAARYIRTSGLAMGGPANAAVEVVATYE